Proteins co-encoded in one Actinomadura luteofluorescens genomic window:
- a CDS encoding LacI family DNA-binding transcriptional regulator has translation MPAISRPTSKDVAQEAGVSQSTVSLVLGGKWSGRVSPATARSVRNAAERLGYRPNQAARNLRLGTTRTVLLMVPTLTAPFFGPVYTGAARVAARHGFGVVVSTWPDDAAGRADGPFAAPDEAIDGVLASSMAARTLGEFRETPVVMLDSGPDGRPGAPAPTVDFGVADGMREIAAHLADLGHRRIGHVAAALDQWTFHARADALAEVVARLPDGVLTRAGCAIDVASAKDAATRLLTGPEPPTALVCDDDLIAAGAYKAARALGLDVPSDVSVTGFDDVLLATALEPELTTVRLPAEELGAQGMAALLDLLGGRRPAPRVLPGELVVRGSTAPPRAR, from the coding sequence GTGCCGGCGATCAGCCGTCCCACCAGCAAGGACGTGGCTCAGGAGGCCGGGGTCTCGCAGTCCACGGTCTCGCTCGTGCTGGGCGGCAAGTGGAGCGGGCGCGTCTCCCCCGCGACCGCGCGCAGCGTGCGGAACGCCGCCGAGCGGCTCGGCTACCGGCCCAACCAGGCGGCCCGGAACCTGCGGCTCGGGACGACCCGGACCGTCCTGCTGATGGTGCCGACCCTGACCGCGCCGTTCTTCGGCCCCGTGTACACGGGCGCCGCGCGGGTCGCGGCCCGGCACGGCTTCGGCGTCGTGGTCTCGACCTGGCCGGACGACGCGGCGGGACGCGCCGACGGCCCGTTCGCGGCCCCGGACGAGGCGATCGACGGCGTCCTCGCGTCCTCGATGGCCGCGCGGACGCTCGGCGAGTTCCGCGAGACGCCCGTCGTGATGCTGGACAGCGGCCCGGACGGGCGGCCCGGCGCCCCCGCCCCCACGGTCGACTTCGGCGTGGCCGACGGGATGCGGGAGATCGCGGCGCACCTCGCGGACCTCGGCCACCGCCGGATCGGGCACGTGGCCGCCGCCCTGGACCAGTGGACGTTCCACGCCCGCGCGGACGCCCTCGCCGAGGTCGTCGCGCGCCTGCCGGACGGCGTCCTGACCCGGGCCGGCTGCGCGATCGACGTCGCCTCGGCCAAGGACGCCGCCACCCGGCTGCTCACCGGCCCCGAGCCGCCGACCGCCCTGGTCTGCGACGACGACCTGATCGCGGCGGGCGCGTACAAGGCGGCCCGCGCGCTGGGCCTGGACGTCCCGTCCGACGTGTCGGTCACCGGCTTCGACGACGTGCTGCTGGCGACGGCGCTGGAACCCGAGCTGACGACCGTCCGGCTGCCGGCCGAGGAACTGGGCGCGCAGGGCATGGCGGCGCTCCTCGACCTCCTCGGCGGCCGCCGCCCGGCCCCCCGCGTCCTGCCGGGCGAGCTCGTCGTCCGCGGCTCCACGGCACCGCCGCGCGCCCGCTGA
- a CDS encoding AAA family ATPase, translating to MRLPEHLELLLTDEPVLDVYSHGPWRVPDGLFEEISARIDGLAADPRAVELTTDEHKLLTLPASLVTAEIFGMLAFLPGGGAIKAGSWSQLPERLLHRHLVNPGPLSTRMTRWDAPGGRWRPPVDWLIEAPDRALAIELARDCLSVLEGIEPLEERRKALLRLYDDPPVCDVNLPKTELREHWHAHAGDDIVAAVPELLGPVGYLEWVCAGLLASYEHLMEAAPREETVEVHLVQLLLQGSMEQVPAELAVALGEDRYGELLQRFTAERRGFKAGAWQERTRAWLVRALVAGAADACRGWLDMAMRFIAIVQGLPGDPWFPKAEWIPVGQFQTDLRRLYAPRRRVVNPLTETLTSVPAAGAAPGTAAGGRQEIATSLVEQPEVTEALAELTRGSAPVRLLISGPDGTGKRDAAQELGKALALGRDPHWVTDNLFTGQRLSDAVAKLHADARECAGDRLLIIEGLDGIVADPGNGEALAAELHRLLAVHPDLNLVALCDAGGEERIREINPVLPQRFRIARTRPFTAAGHAELFRRALDARGARGTRPAIEAAGALLAATPPTQTLRNARLAPHLADQVVAAARARLEAGEPGAALVVRKQDVPAALDTAQAAGNPLAELSDLTGLETVKHEIALLVAGTHAARLRSESGLRITPPTRHMVFTGNPGTGKTMVARLLGRIYKRLGVLSSGHLVEASRAHLVGEYIGQTAPRTRRLVERAVGGVLFIDEAYTLTQSPLKGDYGHEAIAELVKLMEDHRDDLVVVVAGYEQEMAEFLAANPGLDSRFPKQIHFPDYSDDELITVFGQLAAADGFELAPGTEDVLRSMLRRAPRGPSFGNGRLMRNMLDVAVANQADRVASAAVVALTKDPAAKKGAGRDKGTEQAPPTRQELVTLTADDLPPLLDHPEEFFGLYL from the coding sequence TTGCGGCTGCCAGAGCATCTGGAGCTACTGCTCACCGACGAGCCGGTGCTCGACGTCTACTCGCACGGCCCGTGGCGCGTCCCGGACGGCCTGTTCGAGGAGATCTCGGCACGGATCGACGGGCTGGCGGCCGACCCGCGGGCCGTGGAGCTGACCACCGACGAGCACAAGCTGCTGACGCTGCCCGCGTCGCTCGTCACCGCGGAGATCTTCGGCATGCTGGCGTTCCTGCCGGGCGGCGGCGCGATCAAGGCGGGGTCGTGGTCGCAGCTCCCCGAGCGGCTGCTGCACCGGCACCTGGTCAACCCCGGCCCGCTGAGCACCCGCATGACCCGCTGGGACGCGCCGGGCGGGCGGTGGCGGCCCCCGGTGGACTGGCTCATCGAGGCGCCCGACCGGGCGCTGGCGATCGAGCTGGCCCGCGACTGCCTGTCGGTGCTGGAGGGCATCGAGCCGCTGGAGGAGCGCCGCAAGGCGCTGCTGCGCCTCTACGACGACCCGCCGGTCTGCGACGTCAACCTGCCCAAGACGGAACTGCGGGAGCACTGGCACGCGCACGCCGGAGACGACATCGTCGCGGCGGTGCCCGAGCTGCTCGGCCCGGTCGGCTACCTGGAGTGGGTCTGCGCGGGCCTGCTCGCGTCCTACGAGCACCTGATGGAGGCGGCGCCGCGCGAGGAGACCGTCGAGGTCCACCTGGTCCAGCTGCTGCTGCAGGGCAGCATGGAGCAGGTCCCGGCCGAGCTCGCGGTCGCGCTCGGCGAGGACCGGTACGGCGAGCTGCTCCAGCGGTTCACCGCGGAGCGCCGCGGGTTCAAGGCGGGCGCGTGGCAGGAGCGGACGCGGGCATGGCTCGTCCGGGCGCTCGTCGCGGGCGCCGCCGACGCGTGCCGCGGCTGGCTCGACATGGCGATGCGGTTCATCGCGATCGTGCAGGGCCTGCCGGGCGACCCGTGGTTCCCGAAGGCGGAGTGGATCCCGGTCGGCCAGTTCCAGACCGACCTGCGCCGCCTGTACGCGCCGCGCCGCCGCGTCGTGAACCCGCTCACCGAGACGCTGACGAGCGTGCCCGCCGCCGGCGCCGCGCCCGGGACGGCCGCCGGCGGGCGGCAGGAGATCGCCACGTCGCTGGTCGAGCAGCCGGAGGTCACCGAGGCGCTGGCCGAGCTGACCCGCGGCAGCGCGCCCGTCCGGCTGCTGATCAGCGGGCCGGACGGCACCGGCAAGCGCGACGCCGCGCAGGAGCTCGGCAAGGCGCTGGCGCTCGGCCGCGACCCGCACTGGGTCACCGACAACCTGTTCACCGGGCAGCGCCTGTCGGACGCCGTCGCCAAGCTGCACGCCGACGCCCGCGAGTGCGCCGGCGACCGGCTGCTGATCATCGAGGGCCTGGACGGGATCGTCGCCGACCCCGGCAACGGCGAGGCCCTGGCCGCCGAGCTGCACCGGCTCCTGGCCGTCCACCCCGACCTGAACCTGGTGGCGCTGTGCGACGCCGGCGGCGAGGAGCGGATCCGCGAGATCAACCCCGTCCTGCCGCAGCGGTTCCGGATCGCCCGCACCCGGCCGTTCACGGCGGCGGGCCACGCCGAGCTGTTCCGCCGCGCGCTGGACGCCCGCGGCGCCCGCGGCACCCGCCCGGCGATCGAGGCGGCCGGCGCGCTGCTGGCCGCGACCCCGCCGACGCAGACGCTCCGCAACGCCCGCCTCGCGCCGCACCTCGCCGACCAGGTCGTCGCCGCCGCGCGGGCCCGGCTGGAGGCCGGCGAGCCGGGCGCCGCGCTCGTCGTCCGCAAGCAGGACGTCCCGGCCGCGCTCGACACCGCGCAGGCCGCCGGGAACCCGCTGGCCGAGCTGAGCGACCTCACCGGCCTGGAGACCGTCAAGCACGAGATCGCGCTGCTCGTCGCGGGCACGCACGCGGCGCGGCTGCGCAGCGAGTCGGGCCTGCGGATCACCCCGCCGACCCGGCACATGGTGTTCACCGGCAACCCGGGCACCGGCAAGACGATGGTGGCCCGGCTGCTCGGCCGCATCTACAAGCGGCTCGGCGTCCTGTCGTCCGGGCACCTGGTGGAGGCGTCCCGCGCCCACCTCGTCGGCGAGTACATCGGGCAGACGGCGCCCCGCACGCGCCGCCTGGTGGAGCGCGCGGTCGGCGGCGTCCTGTTCATCGACGAGGCGTACACGCTGACGCAGTCGCCGCTGAAGGGCGACTACGGGCACGAGGCGATCGCCGAGCTGGTCAAGCTGATGGAGGACCACCGCGACGACCTCGTCGTGGTCGTCGCCGGCTACGAGCAGGAGATGGCCGAGTTCCTCGCCGCCAACCCCGGCCTGGACTCCCGCTTCCCCAAGCAGATCCACTTCCCCGACTACAGCGACGACGAGCTGATCACGGTGTTCGGCCAGCTCGCCGCCGCCGACGGCTTCGAGCTGGCCCCCGGCACCGAGGACGTGCTGCGCTCGATGCTGCGCCGCGCGCCGCGCGGCCCGTCGTTCGGCAACGGCCGCCTGATGCGCAACATGCTGGACGTGGCCGTCGCGAACCAGGCCGACCGCGTCGCCTCCGCCGCCGTCGTCGCCCTCACCAAGGACCCGGCGGCGAAGAAGGGCGCGGGCAGGGACAAGGGCACCGAGCAGGCGCCTCCCACCCGGCAGGAACTGGTCACGCTGACCGCCGACGACCTGCCCCCGCTGCTGGACCACCCCGAGGAGTTCTTCGGCCTCTACCTGTAG
- a CDS encoding penicillin-binding transpeptidase domain-containing protein, which produces MRRSRVLAVAAVVAAVVIVGAGAVWFLRDGDDPRDAAERYLAAWSGGDAAAMKALTDRPPADFETRFTRMRDDLGVVRQRYTVASVGRPKGDAVGGAYSAEVTLAGDRTWKYDGSLPMVKKDGDWRVRWSPQVMYPELKEGQRLRASRAWPDRAPVLAADGSDLGSSPSGSARQLAGQVGPVSAEAAGKLGAPYRKGDPAGVDGLQQQYERRLSGKPALAVQIVDAGGVPVKTLQRFGGAQGEPVKTTIDPKAQAAAGQAVAGAAKPASMVALRPSTGEILAVANQPGGYNRALMGRYPPGSTFKVVTAAALVAGGLSPGSNVACPATTAVGGRSFHNYKHEDFGTVPLREAFAHSCNTTFARLAVDKLGEKRLAQVAAQFGFNAPIIAGLPAVRAAFPDNKDDTAFAAASFGQGQVLTSPLNMASVAAAAADGTWRSPRLVEASLAARAADSGGRKPEPPKRLEPAVEKALHALMPAVVSEGTASGVDFPSGTAGKTGTAEFGEGDDPPTHAWFIGYRKDVAFAVIVEGGGTGAEAAAPIAAKFLRAL; this is translated from the coding sequence ATGCGCCGATCCCGTGTGCTCGCCGTCGCCGCGGTCGTGGCGGCGGTCGTGATCGTGGGGGCGGGGGCGGTGTGGTTCCTGCGCGACGGTGACGATCCGAGGGACGCCGCGGAGCGCTACCTCGCGGCCTGGAGCGGCGGCGACGCCGCGGCGATGAAGGCACTGACCGACCGCCCGCCCGCCGACTTCGAGACGCGGTTCACCCGGATGCGGGACGACCTCGGCGTCGTCAGGCAGCGCTACACGGTCGCCTCCGTGGGACGTCCCAAGGGCGACGCGGTCGGCGGGGCCTACAGCGCCGAGGTGACGCTGGCCGGCGACCGGACGTGGAAGTACGACGGGTCGCTGCCGATGGTCAAGAAGGACGGCGACTGGCGCGTCCGCTGGTCGCCGCAGGTCATGTACCCGGAGCTCAAGGAGGGGCAGCGGCTGCGCGCGTCGCGCGCCTGGCCCGACCGCGCCCCCGTGCTCGCGGCGGACGGAAGCGACCTCGGGTCCTCGCCGTCCGGGTCCGCGCGGCAGCTCGCCGGGCAGGTCGGCCCCGTGTCCGCCGAGGCGGCGGGCAAGCTCGGCGCCCCGTACCGCAAGGGCGACCCGGCCGGCGTGGACGGCCTCCAGCAGCAGTACGAGCGCCGCCTCTCCGGCAAGCCCGCGCTCGCCGTGCAGATCGTGGACGCCGGAGGCGTCCCGGTGAAGACGCTGCAGCGGTTCGGCGGCGCCCAGGGCGAGCCCGTGAAGACGACCATCGACCCGAAGGCGCAGGCCGCCGCCGGGCAGGCGGTCGCCGGGGCGGCCAAGCCGGCGTCCATGGTGGCGCTGCGCCCGTCCACGGGCGAGATCCTCGCCGTGGCGAACCAGCCCGGCGGCTACAACCGGGCGCTGATGGGCCGGTACCCGCCGGGCTCGACGTTCAAGGTCGTCACGGCCGCCGCGCTCGTCGCGGGCGGCCTGTCCCCGGGGTCGAACGTCGCCTGCCCGGCGACCACCGCGGTCGGCGGCCGGTCGTTCCACAACTACAAGCACGAGGACTTCGGGACGGTCCCGCTCCGCGAGGCGTTCGCGCACTCCTGCAACACCACGTTCGCGCGCCTGGCCGTGGACAAGCTCGGCGAGAAGCGGCTCGCCCAGGTCGCCGCCCAGTTCGGGTTCAACGCCCCGATCATCGCGGGGCTCCCCGCGGTCCGCGCCGCGTTCCCCGACAACAAGGACGACACCGCCTTCGCCGCCGCGTCCTTCGGGCAGGGCCAGGTGCTGACCAGCCCGCTCAACATGGCGAGCGTCGCCGCGGCCGCGGCCGACGGCACCTGGCGCTCGCCCCGCCTGGTCGAGGCGTCCCTCGCCGCGCGGGCCGCCGACTCCGGAGGCCGCAAGCCCGAGCCGCCGAAGCGGCTGGAGCCCGCCGTCGAGAAGGCCCTGCACGCCCTCATGCCGGCGGTCGTCAGCGAGGGCACCGCGTCCGGCGTCGACTTCCCGTCCGGGACGGCGGGCAAGACCGGCACCGCGGAGTTCGGCGAGGGCGACGACCCGCCGACCCACGCCTGGTTCATCGGGTACCGCAAGGACGTCGCCTTCGCCGTGATCGTCGAGGGCGGCGGCACCGGAGCCGAGGCCGCCGCGCCCATCGCCGCGAAGTTCCTCAGGGCGCTCTGA
- a CDS encoding magnesium transporter CorA family protein, whose translation MGSHPSETDFDEDPANRIGSAPPRTRAWRGGAIEAEGFPVARLSDYLERPDMVVWLDLCAPRREDLHVVSDELGLDPVAVEDAVSRHERAKLDRYEGYAFLNVYVPVVTDGELAMHEVSAFLSERALVTVRQDRGFDVDALVRRWDQTPHAGFDEPTAAFLLYGLLDLVIDLQLTAVQALDDEADAVEDLVFDDAFPVKEIQRRSYRLRKNLTALRRIALPMREVLNTLLRRDLKIVPPPLVPYFQDVYDHTLRVGESTDGLRDLVADLLETRLALQGNRMNEVMKKVTSWAAIIAVPTAVTGFYGQNVPYPGFSQHSGFIASTVIVVVCSLSLYVIFKVRNWL comes from the coding sequence ATGGGATCCCATCCATCCGAGACCGACTTCGACGAGGATCCGGCCAACCGGATCGGCTCCGCGCCGCCGCGGACGCGAGCCTGGCGCGGCGGCGCGATCGAGGCGGAGGGCTTCCCCGTCGCGCGGCTGAGCGACTACCTGGAGCGCCCGGACATGGTCGTGTGGCTCGACCTGTGCGCGCCGCGGCGCGAGGACCTCCACGTGGTCAGCGACGAGCTCGGCCTCGACCCCGTCGCCGTCGAGGACGCGGTGTCCCGGCACGAGCGGGCGAAGCTCGACCGCTACGAGGGGTACGCGTTCCTCAACGTCTACGTCCCGGTGGTGACCGACGGCGAGCTGGCGATGCACGAGGTGTCGGCGTTCCTCAGCGAGCGCGCCCTCGTCACGGTCCGGCAGGACCGCGGGTTCGACGTCGACGCGCTCGTCCGCCGCTGGGACCAGACCCCGCACGCCGGGTTCGACGAGCCGACCGCGGCGTTCCTGCTCTACGGCCTGCTCGACCTGGTCATCGACCTGCAGCTGACGGCCGTCCAGGCGCTGGACGACGAGGCCGACGCGGTCGAGGACCTCGTCTTCGACGACGCGTTCCCGGTCAAGGAGATCCAGCGGCGCAGCTACCGGCTGCGCAAGAACCTGACCGCGCTGCGGCGGATCGCGCTGCCGATGCGGGAGGTGCTCAACACGCTGCTGCGCCGCGACCTGAAGATCGTCCCGCCGCCGCTGGTCCCCTACTTCCAGGACGTCTACGACCACACGCTGCGCGTCGGGGAGTCGACCGACGGCCTGCGCGACCTCGTCGCCGACCTGCTGGAGACGCGGCTGGCGCTGCAGGGCAACCGGATGAACGAGGTGATGAAGAAGGTCACCAGCTGGGCGGCGATCATCGCGGTGCCGACCGCGGTCACCGGGTTCTACGGACAGAACGTCCCCTACCCGGGGTTCTCCCAGCACTCCGGCTTCATCGCCAGCACGGTCATCGTCGTCGTCTGCAGCCTCTCCCTCTACGTGATCTTCAAGGTGCGCAACTGGCTCTGA
- a CDS encoding MFS transporter produces the protein MRGYVVFLRRPYAGRLLGGTLLGRLPNGMGMLAVVLHVRADDGGYPLAGTLAAVLGLSTAAGQPVLGRAMDRYGQPRVLLPAACASAAGFALLAAVGAAPLPLAVAAVFAAGFATPPLEAGLRALWPDVLDGPEQVDAAYALDAAAQELLFTLGPLLVVAAAVVNTETALLITGALGIAGTLVVALSGPSRRWRGRPRASDWAGPLRSPGLRVLLLSLACAGIALGVYSVAVVAYAEDLGRDLASGLLLACMAGGALTGGIVYGARRWAGEPHRRLPWLLAALAAGYLPLVLAPGLPVMSVLAFVSGVFLAPVLACSFTLVDRLAPDGTVTEAFAWIVAAIGAGGSVGSFVSGVGQDAAGVPGAFAGAGVGGVLALALCLLGARTLRPAAAPAVTADAAARL, from the coding sequence ATGCGCGGCTACGTCGTCTTCCTGCGAAGGCCCTACGCGGGACGGCTGCTCGGCGGCACCCTCCTCGGCCGGCTGCCCAACGGGATGGGCATGCTCGCCGTCGTCCTGCACGTCCGCGCCGACGACGGCGGCTACCCCCTCGCCGGGACCCTCGCCGCGGTCCTCGGGCTGTCGACCGCCGCCGGTCAGCCCGTCCTCGGCCGCGCCATGGACCGCTACGGCCAGCCGCGCGTCCTGCTGCCCGCCGCCTGCGCCTCCGCGGCCGGGTTCGCCCTGCTCGCCGCCGTCGGCGCGGCCCCGCTCCCGCTGGCGGTCGCCGCCGTCTTCGCCGCCGGGTTCGCCACCCCGCCGCTCGAAGCGGGGCTGCGCGCCCTCTGGCCCGACGTCCTGGACGGCCCGGAGCAGGTCGACGCCGCCTACGCGCTCGACGCCGCCGCCCAGGAGCTGCTGTTCACCCTCGGGCCGCTGCTCGTCGTCGCCGCGGCCGTCGTGAACACCGAGACCGCGCTGCTGATCACCGGCGCCCTCGGCATCGCCGGGACGCTCGTGGTCGCGCTGTCCGGGCCGTCCCGCCGGTGGCGGGGCCGGCCGCGCGCCTCCGACTGGGCCGGGCCGCTGCGCTCGCCCGGCCTGCGGGTCCTGCTGCTGTCGCTCGCCTGCGCCGGGATCGCGCTCGGCGTCTACTCCGTCGCCGTCGTCGCCTACGCCGAGGACCTCGGCCGCGACCTCGCCTCCGGACTGCTCCTGGCGTGCATGGCGGGCGGCGCCCTCACCGGCGGGATCGTCTACGGCGCCCGGCGGTGGGCGGGCGAGCCGCACCGGCGGCTGCCCTGGCTGCTGGCCGCGCTCGCCGCCGGGTACCTCCCGCTCGTCCTCGCGCCGGGCCTGCCCGTCATGTCGGTGCTCGCGTTCGTCTCCGGCGTGTTTCTCGCCCCCGTGCTCGCGTGCAGCTTCACGCTCGTCGATCGGCTCGCCCCGGATGGGACCGTCACCGAGGCGTTCGCGTGGATCGTCGCGGCGATCGGCGCGGGCGGCTCCGTCGGCTCCTTCGTCTCGGGCGTCGGGCAGGACGCCGCGGGCGTGCCCGGCGCGTTCGCCGGTGCCGGGGTCGGGGGCGTCCTGGCCCTGGCCCTGTGCCTGCTCGGCGCGCGGACGCTGCGTCCCGCCGCGGCCCCGGCCGTCACCGCGGACGCCGCCGCCCGGCTGTGA
- the bla gene encoding class A beta-lactamase, whose translation MTTHSIRDRRLGAAALALTTIAGLAGCGSGTDPDVRSAAPRSATSTIAVDPAQAKVTAQIGRLEATHHVRIGAFAIDTGNGRKVSHRPDERFAFASTFKAMACGAVLRKARQSDPGLLDKVIHYTRDDLVAGSRETEKHVDTGMTVAALCHAAITQSDNTAGNLVLKEIGGPAGLTAFFRSLGDTVSRSDRWETDLNIWKPGELRDTTAPRPWAGDLRALTVGDALVPADRKQLIDWMKATVTGDKRIRAGLPKSWTVGDKTGTGGVYGTANDIAIAWPPSGAPLVIVITTNGLTADAETDDRAVAQTARVLAGALR comes from the coding sequence ATGACGACCCACAGCATCCGCGACCGGCGGCTCGGCGCCGCCGCTCTCGCCCTGACGACCATCGCCGGCCTCGCCGGCTGCGGTTCCGGCACCGACCCGGACGTGCGGAGCGCGGCGCCGCGCAGCGCCACCTCCACGATCGCCGTCGATCCCGCGCAGGCGAAGGTGACCGCGCAGATCGGCCGCCTCGAAGCGACCCACCACGTGCGCATCGGCGCCTTCGCGATCGACACCGGCAACGGGCGCAAGGTCTCCCACCGGCCGGACGAGCGCTTCGCGTTCGCCTCCACGTTCAAGGCGATGGCGTGCGGCGCGGTGCTGCGCAAGGCCCGGCAGTCCGACCCCGGCCTGCTCGACAAGGTGATCCACTACACCAGGGACGATCTGGTCGCCGGCTCCCGCGAGACCGAGAAGCACGTGGACACCGGCATGACCGTCGCCGCCCTGTGCCACGCGGCCATCACCCAGAGCGACAACACCGCCGGGAACCTGGTGCTGAAGGAGATCGGCGGGCCCGCCGGGCTCACCGCCTTCTTCCGCTCGCTCGGCGACACGGTGAGCCGCAGCGACCGCTGGGAGACCGACCTCAACATCTGGAAGCCGGGCGAACTGCGCGACACCACCGCGCCGCGCCCGTGGGCGGGCGACCTGCGGGCCCTCACCGTCGGCGACGCGCTCGTCCCGGCCGACCGCAAGCAGCTCATCGACTGGATGAAGGCGACCGTCACCGGGGACAAGCGCATCCGGGCCGGGCTCCCCAAGAGCTGGACGGTCGGCGACAAGACCGGCACCGGCGGGGTCTACGGCACCGCGAACGACATCGCGATCGCATGGCCGCCGTCCGGCGCCCCGCTGGTCATCGTGATCACCACGAACGGGCTCACCGCCGACGCGGAGACGGACGACAGGGCCGTCGCCCAGACCGCCCGCGTCCTCGCCGGCGCGCTCCGCTAG
- a CDS encoding LysR family transcriptional regulator: MNLVGHLRCFVVVAEELHFGRAAERLGMAQPPLSQRIQRLEKELGVRLFDRSSRRVRLTAPGGLLLEEARDILTRVDRVYSVSERARLGEVGTVRAGLPSDLGGRVVAALIAAFRERRPDLRLDLRETGTDQQIRALAEGALDAGVVRHPCDARGLELGPMLAQPLGVLLPAGDRAARPGAPPEVHLADLGTRDVVVPPREEAPGAHDEVLAGCRRHGYAPAVVHEARHPGFALGLVLAGSAVALVPRTDDTAGVVWRPLAGEPLAWRTSCAWRRARDPEHARAIADFTAVATAVLRGEAGMAPLDRAPARRVVPRPSSGFLA, from the coding sequence GTGAACCTGGTCGGGCATCTGCGGTGCTTCGTCGTCGTGGCCGAAGAGCTGCACTTCGGCCGCGCGGCCGAGCGTCTCGGCATGGCGCAGCCGCCGCTGAGCCAGCGTATCCAGCGGCTGGAGAAGGAGCTCGGCGTGCGGTTGTTCGACCGGTCCAGCCGGCGGGTGCGGCTCACCGCGCCGGGCGGTCTGCTGCTGGAGGAGGCGCGTGACATCCTCACCCGCGTGGACCGCGTCTACTCCGTCTCCGAGCGCGCCCGGCTGGGCGAGGTCGGGACGGTGCGCGCGGGCCTGCCGAGCGACCTCGGCGGCCGGGTCGTCGCCGCGCTGATCGCCGCGTTCCGGGAGCGCCGCCCGGACCTGCGGCTCGACCTGCGCGAGACGGGCACCGACCAGCAGATCCGCGCGCTCGCCGAGGGCGCGCTGGACGCCGGGGTGGTGCGGCACCCGTGCGACGCCCGCGGGCTGGAACTCGGCCCGATGCTGGCGCAGCCGCTCGGCGTGCTGCTGCCCGCCGGGGACCGCGCCGCGCGACCGGGCGCGCCCCCGGAGGTGCATCTGGCCGACCTCGGCACCCGCGACGTCGTCGTCCCGCCGCGCGAGGAGGCGCCCGGCGCGCACGACGAGGTGCTCGCGGGCTGCCGCCGGCACGGGTACGCGCCCGCGGTCGTCCACGAGGCGCGGCATCCGGGGTTCGCGCTGGGGCTCGTCCTCGCGGGGTCGGCCGTGGCGCTCGTCCCGCGCACCGACGACACCGCCGGGGTGGTGTGGCGGCCGCTGGCGGGCGAGCCGCTCGCCTGGCGGACGTCCTGCGCCTGGCGGCGGGCCCGCGACCCCGAGCACGCCCGCGCCATCGCCGACTTCACCGCCGTCGCGACCGCGGTGCTGCGCGGCGAGGCCGGCATGGCGCCGCTCGACCGGGCCCCCGCCCGCCGGGTCGTCCCGCGCCCGTCCTCCGGGTTCCTGGCATGA
- a CDS encoding serine hydrolase: MSEVPLRRASAAERINAAFRSAGVTGFLHVVDIDTGRDVAVGADEPVVLASVFKVPLLVAFHRQAAEGVLDPAEQVTLRPGDRTAGPTGVSALLDEVRMSLRDLTCLMITVSDNAAADVVMDRVGLDAVNAAAADLGLRDTVIEGNGRDLHESLLADAGADSVAEVWARLDEPGVQGRLRALDPLRTSRSTPRDMTRLLSMIWRDEAAPPAESAAMRRLFGLQVWPHRLSSGFPYDDVVVSGKTGTLPTLRNEVGAVEYPDGARYAVAVFTRSMVPVAVLPEADAVIGAAARIAVESLRRP; encoded by the coding sequence ATGAGCGAGGTGCCGCTCAGGAGGGCGAGCGCGGCCGAGCGGATCAATGCCGCGTTCCGGTCCGCGGGCGTGACCGGGTTCCTGCACGTCGTCGACATCGACACCGGGCGGGACGTCGCGGTCGGCGCCGACGAGCCGGTGGTGCTCGCGTCGGTGTTCAAGGTGCCGCTGCTCGTCGCGTTCCACCGGCAGGCCGCCGAGGGCGTGCTGGACCCGGCCGAGCAGGTCACGCTGCGCCCGGGCGACCGCACCGCCGGGCCGACCGGGGTGTCGGCGCTGCTGGACGAGGTCCGCATGTCGCTGCGCGACCTCACCTGCCTGATGATCACCGTCAGCGACAACGCCGCCGCCGACGTCGTGATGGACCGGGTCGGCCTGGACGCGGTCAACGCGGCGGCCGCCGACCTCGGGCTCCGCGACACCGTCATCGAGGGCAACGGCCGCGACCTGCACGAGTCGCTGCTCGCCGACGCCGGCGCGGACAGCGTCGCCGAGGTCTGGGCGCGGCTGGACGAGCCGGGCGTCCAGGGCCGGCTGCGCGCCCTCGACCCGCTGCGCACGAGCCGCAGCACCCCCCGCGACATGACCCGGCTGCTGTCGATGATCTGGCGGGACGAGGCCGCCCCGCCCGCCGAGTCGGCGGCGATGCGCCGCCTGTTCGGCCTCCAGGTGTGGCCGCACCGCCTGTCGTCGGGGTTCCCCTACGACGACGTCGTCGTCAGCGGCAAGACCGGCACCCTGCCGACCCTGCGCAACGAGGTGGGCGCGGTCGAGTACCCCGACGGGGCCCGCTACGCGGTGGCGGTCTTCACCAGGTCGATGGTGCCCGTCGCCGTCCTCCCGGAGGCCGACGCGGTCATCGGCGCCGCCGCCCGGATCGCCGTGGAGTCGCTCCGCCGCCCCTGA